GCGGTGGCACTGATGGTCACGACTGCACCGGCGTTCGCCACTTCACCGTCGAAAGCCCCGCCGTCGGCCCCGGCCGAGGTCACTGCCGCAGCACCGAAAGGCACCACCTTGCTGTCCTTCGCCGCGAGTGGTGACCAGCCCAACGCCGACGCAGTGGCCGTCTTCGAGACCGCACCGGACAAAGACGATGTCCGACACCGGACACTGGTGATGTTCGGCAAGAAAGGCGACAAGTTCTTCCCGGACTTTTCCAGTGACAAAATTATCGCCTGCTCAAAATGCAGCCAGTTCCACGATGACCCGTTCTACCCCGCGCACGTCAAGGTGTCCCCTGGGCACGTCCTCATCGAGCAGTTCGATGCTGGTGAGAAGTCATCCCAGACCCTGCTGGACCTTGTCCGCAAAAGCGACGGTTGGCACGTGGCGAGCGCAACACGGGAGACCTTCGTGGCCGGCGAGGGAGAGGGCCGGAACGAGAAGTTGGTGCTGCCCCCTTCAGGCCTGGCCAAGGACCTGGACGCAAAGTGGAGTGTGCCGGTGTTTCTCAACGCCATCCTTATCAACCACAGCAAGGGAAACAAGTTCTCCTTCGAGCATGGAAACGCCTCGACTGACGCCATGTGGAAGAGCGAGTCCGGTGACTGCAATCCCAAAGACTGCACCGTCCTGGTTCAAGCACAGGACGGCTGCATTGCCCTGGTGCGGGATGCATCCTCGCGCCCGTTCGGTGCAGCTACGCCCGACCCGAAAGACGAGGACGCTGCAACGGCCAAGGCGATGAGCGCTTGCAATGCCGCTGGCGGAAAGGCGTGCGAGAAGGTACGGACAGATTGTTCGACCGGTATTCGTTGAACAACCCTTGATGGCCGACCGGCCTATGAAACGGAGAGAATATGGACGTTATTTCGGACAAGAAAGTAAACCGCCTGGTCGTCAGCCATGGCGCCACCCGGATTTACGAGCTCGAAGACAAGACCTGGTTATCAGCCGAGCAAGGAACGGTGTCCTGGCGCAACAACAACCCCGGAAACCTGAAGCTCGAATTTGCTGGCAGTGAGGAAAACTCCCACGCCCACCGGACCAAGGACGAAGCGCTCGAAACAGCCAAACATGCCTACAAGGGTGTCGTGGACCTCGACCAACACGGGAACGTCGTCTTCGAGAACTACGAGGCCGGTCGTGCGGCGCAGATGGCGCATATCCTGAAAGCCCACCCCGGACACACCGTTGAGGAAATGATTCGGGGCTACTCGACACCGGATTACAGCGGCCCGGTCCACTACGACGCACAGGCAAAGGACATCCACAAGGTCGCCGCCTCTGAAGGCCAGGACCTGCATGGCAAGAAGATTAAGGACATGACCGAGAAGGAGCTCGGGGCACTTGTCGATGGCATCTCCCATTTCGAAGGCTGGAAAGCCGGCTCCGTCACACCAACGCCCGTGATGACAGACGAACAGGTGGCCGCACTCAAGGCCTCGCATCCATCGGCCCACCACGAATCACCAACACACGCGCCTGGTCATGCCGCAGCATCCCATGCCCTCAGACAGGGCGGGCACGGCGCTGCCGTTGGCGCGCTCCAGACCGACCTTGCAGCCCTTGGCTTTAACGCAAACGACGGCAGCACGATTCACCCGGACAAGCACTTCGGTGCAAAGACCAAGGAAGCCGTCGAGGCCTTCCAGACGGCGCACCATCTAACCCCGGATGGCGTGGTCGGTTCGACGACCATGGCGGCCATTGCGGAGGCCAAGGCGCACGCCCAGGCAGCACCTCCCGTCCCGAGCCTTCTCGATGCCCGTCATCCCGCCAAGGGGATGTATGAGCAGGCGCATGCCTGCGTCGCCGGCATTGACGAGAGCCAGGGTCGCGCGCCTGGTCCGCACACGCAGAACTTCGCCGGCACCCTCACAACCTCAGCCCTGGCGTCGGGCATGCAGCGCATCGACCACGTCGTCCTGAGTGACGATGCAAGCAGGGCATGGGCTGTCCAGGGACAACTCAACTCCCCGTTCAAGCAGCTGGCCGAGGTCAATGTAATGCAGGCCATCCAGACCCCGCTTTCGCAGAGTAGTCAGGAAGCGGCAATGCATGTGCAAAACAATGCGCAGCAACAGCTGCAGGCCCAGCAACAGCAGCAAAGCCAGCAGCAGGACCAGGCGCAGCAGGCAGGACCGACGATGGTCAGGTGACAGGTCTGGCGGGGCCGGTGTTGCTGGCTCCGCCCTCCTTGGCAGCCCTCGGCGATTTCAATGGCGATGCCGCTGCACGCTCCCACACTGACCACGTCCGGCGGTCCTCGCGTCACTTGCGACAGCGCTGGGCGTCGCCGTCAGGCGACGCTGGTTTCGTCCTTCGTCTTGGCATCTTCCCTACCGGGCTCGGGCGGAGAGAAGTGATACCAGGCCTCGTGGGGGGACGATCGCTTGCAGGACAAACACTTCGTCTTCGACCAGAAATGGCCACATCCCGGACAGCACCCGGCCGTCCAGAACGTGTTCCAGACGGTGAGGCATCCCGAACCTGGCTCACCCGGCGCGCACGCCCAGCGACTTTCGGCCTTTGGCTCCCACTCACAAAGCGGGCAATGGATGTGGGCTTCCTGGTTCATCCCTTACTCTCCATCTATCAAGCGAGGACCATGTCAGTGATGGGGCGCATTTGAGACTTTGCGAGCATGGCTCGATCTGATGCCTAAACAGCCCGGATAACGTCGTCATATTGACGACCATCGTTTTGCCTTGCATCGACGTTCATCACCAGCAGATTGATAGTTGACCACAGAGGCTCATCGAGCGAGGAGCCGGAACCCGTTCGGGTCCCGGCTTCGCCATTGCGGATCCGAAACTGCAGGCATGGAATGGCCAATGGCACGACGGCGACAACCAACTGCAGTTGATCGCCAATGGCGACGGCAGCGTGACCTTCAACGGCAACGCCTACTGGCCCAGCGCCAATCCTGACCCGCAGCAGACTCCCGGCGGCCCGCACCTCGGGGCTGTCACCGCTTCCATTGCCTCGCTCGTCGCAGGCGTCGCGTTGCTCGACCTCGTGGTACAGGCCGTCCATGTCTCGAGCCAAACCACGCTCCTGGCGCGCCACCCGGACATCGGCAGTCGGCTGATCGGCGGCTACATAGTGTTTTACTCCCCCGGGAACGGGCTTGGCGCGATTGGCGCCACAGCCTGTTTCGCCCGAGGCGGTTGGTTTGCCGTGACGCTGCTGGGCGGACGCTTCGCCTCGGCCGCGCTGGCGTTCTGGCGCGTTGCGCTCTCGGCTTGCCGACGGCCGTGATTCGCCGCCTGGCTAACGTCGCTCGCAGCGGCGGCCATTACCGAAGCGTCCGCCATGTTCGGCGATCACCTGAGCCTCGAAACGTTAACCGAACGCCTGGCGACGGATGGGCAGCGGCTTCACCTTCTCAACCTGGGCTGCACGTCGGTTAATGGATTCCTGCGCAGCCGCCTGACCGAAGAAACAGCGACTGAATTATCGTTATTTTTTCGACATTGATCGCTGTGCTTAGCATAAGCTGGCAGCATGAGGCGGAGGGCGGACCTCACTGTGCCGTTTGAGCGATCTCGAGGCAAAAGTCGACAAACTTCTCCACCTTCAGTGGAGTGAATCGTCGCGATGGGCGAATGATGTAAAGCGGAAATGTCTCGCCTGGCCAATCAGGGAAAAGGTCAACGAGAAGGCCGCTTCGTAACTCATCACCAACGCTCAATGCCAGGACCTGTGCGATGCCACTGCCGGCGACGCACGCGCCTACCAGGGTGCCGGCGTCAGACAAGGTGAGATTACCGGCGGTACTCACTGAAATCGTCTCTCCGGCCCGTTGAAACTCCCACTCGAACGGTCGGCCGTTCTGCGGATCCAGAAACTGGAGGCAATTGTGACCTGCCAAGTCCGATGGGTGACTCGGCCGCCCATGAGCCGCGAGATAGCGCGGTGAGGCTACGGTCAACACCCGCGTCTCGAGCAGCCGCCGAGAGATCATGCTCGATGAAGGTTGGTCACCAAACCGTACAGCGACATCAAGCCCATCCGCATTGAGGTCTCCCGCATCCGAGTGCTGGCTGATATGCAGTTCGAGAGCGGGAAAGCGCTGAGCGAACTCTGGAAGCTTTGCGGTCAAAATTTGGCGTGAGAAGGCGACGGCCACACTCGCGCGCAGCAATCCAGCAACCTCTGCAGCGTCGCGAGACGCCGCAGTTGCCGCCTCTTCGATGGCGGCGAGGTGTGGCGCAGCCAATTCATACAGGCGGCTACCCTCTGCGGTTAAGCGCAATGCACGGGTCGACCGAGCAATGAGGCGTACCGCCATCCGGGTTTCAAGCCGCGAAATGGCCCGACTGACGCCCGAAGGGGAAAGCCCCAGAAGTGCGGCCGCCCGGGTAAAGCTGCCCTGCTCGACCACGGTAGCAAGAACGGTTACCCCCGAAAGCAGGCGTGCGTCGATGGACATGGGGGTCCTTTTGTGAAAAAACGCAAAGCAAGATTGACTGAATTGCATCTAATCACAAATAGCCTGTGGCGCCTACAGTTGAACGCTCGGCTCGCCCTGAAGCGGCATCCCATTGGCACCGGTGTCCCGATGTCATCAACCTCGTAGGAAAGCTCCCCATGTTTGCAATTACAGCAATTACCGGTCGCGTTGGCGGCGAATTGGCCAATACCTTGCTTGGCGAAGGGCACAAGGTCCGCGCCATCGTGCGAAGCGAGGACCGGGGTGCCCCGTGGGCGACAAAAGGGTGCGAAATTGCCGTAGCCAGCCTCGAAGACGCAGAGGGTCTTACGAAGGCGCTGACCGGCGTCGAGGGCGCGTTCATCCTATTTCCGCCGCTTTATGACACTGATCTTTCTTTCTCGGCGCTGCAACCGCGCATCGATGCGGTTCGTCGGGCGCTTGCCCAAGCGCAGCCGCGGAAGGTGGTGGTTCTCTCAACAATTGGCGCCGACGCGGAACAGCCGAACCTGTTGAACGCACTGGGGAAGGTAGAAACCGCCCTCGCTGAGGTTGCCCTGCCGATCACGTACTTGCGTGCAGCGTGGTTCATCGAAAACGCCGAGTGGGATGTGGCGGCAGCCCGGGATGAGGGAGTCCTGCATTCGTATCTGCAGCCCTTGGACCGTGCCATCCCCATGATTTCCACAGCAGACGTTGGCCGCACCGCAGCCGAGCTTCTCTTGGAAGATTGGAATGGACAGCGGGTAGTTGAACTTGAAGCGTCGTCCCGCGTGACACCCGTTCAGATGGCTAAGGCATTGAGCCACGCACTCGGACGAAGCGTAACTGCCGTTGCCGTGCCGCGCGATCAGTGGGAATCCATCTTCCGTGAGCAAGGGATGCATAACCCCCTGCCCCGAATGCAAATGATTGACGGCTTCAACGAGGGCTGGATCGACTTCAAAGATCAAGGTACATACGCTCGAAAAGGCGCGGTTAGCCTGGATGAAGCCGTTACCAAACTCGTCATCCAAAAAGGTTGAATGAGCTTGCCCGGATTTGATGGACTTCCCCGTGATCGCTCGGACGTCGGAGCAGTCTGCCGGGCAAGTCGGACGCAACCCCGCGTGACTTAGCAGACATTTTGGGGTGCGATTTAATCGCACCCCCGCCCGGGGGCTGCGTCAACGACGACGCAAGGACCTCTTCGCGATGTCCTGCCCGCTCGGGCGACGTGGACCGGCGCCGTCAAAAAGCAGAACAGCGCGGACTCGAATCCATTCGATTCGTGGGACTCCGCGCTGGTCGAAATGACACGATCTTGGTTTCGGCGAACTGATCGATCAGCGCGTGGCGCAAGAACGCGATCACCCGATCGCCCTGCCCGGCAAAAAGCAATTCGCATGCCGTCATTCCTCCAGCGGTGATCAGGGGCGTGCTCATGAACCATTGCCACGCAGCAGTCGGATCGGGCTCGATGAGGCTGGCCAGCGCAAGGATACGGCGACTGACCGCGGTCATCATGCCTCCTCCTGATGGTTAGAAGGATCGCCGAGCCGATTACTCATGTGTCCTTCCTCCAGCGTTGCACGGCACGGCACTCACGTTGCCGTAACGCTCAAGGTCGGCGATGCGATCCGCTATACGGTTGGCCATCTGCGCAACGACCTGCTGCCCGGCGTGAACCAGGCCGGGATAGGTATCGGTTGCGGCGGTCTCGAATTGCCCGCTGCACATGACCGAATCGCTGTGGCCGTCCCGAACGTACGTCAGCGCCCAGTCCGCCTGCAGCAGAACGCGTGATCCCAGCCAGGCCTCAAACCGCCGCAACTGAATGCTCACCCTGACGCCGGGCTTGCCGTCGGCGGCCGCCAACCCGTGCAGGTCGGGCGCCCCGAGCCGGTTGGATATCTGCGCCGACACCGCGCTTCGCACTTCCTCGCCAAGGGGGCTCGCCCACTGCTCGCTGTCCAGCACATCCACCCGCGTTGCACTCTGGCGAACGACCATCGCTTGCTGGTCCATATCCGAAGGCACGCCCACCGGGCCGACGTTCACCCAGAGGTTGCTTGCCATGGGCGAGTGCGCCGGGGGAGCGCTTCCGAGCAAGGTGTAGTAACGGACCGGTGCGGAAGCGCACGCGCCGAGCATCAGCCCCAGTGCGCCGACGCAGGTCAGTCGTCCGATCCGAATCATGGCACCGTCCTCGAGATCTGCGATGGATGAGTGTCGTCGGTCGGAGCGGCGACCGACGGCGCGGACGACTTCGGCAGCCCCCTCAATAGGGATTCCGGATGGCGCTTGAGCATGTCGAGGAACTCACGGATGGAGCGTGCTGCCCGCTGGACCTGCTCCAGGGTCTGACCGATGTTCTGCTGCAACGGCGCTTGCGGATCCACCAGCCCCTGGGCGGCGCCCAGGGCCGAACGAACCTGCTTCAGGCTTTGAGTCGCTTCAGGCAGCACCTGACCATGGAGCTGGCGAAGCACCTCATCAAGATCCTTCAAGCTCGCATCAACGTGTTGACCGATGGACTCCAAGGGTAGTTTGTCCAGCTTACCCACGATGGACGCGATCTGCTCCTGGATTTGGTCCAAGTCGCCGTTCACGGTGGGCAGTACGAGCGGCCGGGCGTCGACATCAAAGTTCGCCGGCGGTGACCGGGGCAGGAAGTCGAGCGAGATGTACAACTGGCCGGTCAGCAGATTGCCCGAGCGGGCTTGGGCGCGAAGGCCATGGGCCACCATGCCGGCCAGAAACTGCGCCGTGCGCCGCTCGGTATCTCCGGCGGACTTTGGAAGCTTCTCCAACACACTTCCCAATCGACTCGGGTAGACGTTGATGCCGACCGCGGTGACGAATTTCTGCTTGCCTGGCGCGTAGTCCAACCGGACCGAAGCCACTTCACCGATCGACTGGCCGAAGAACTCCACCGGCGCCCCCACCACCAGCCCCCGCAACGAATGCGCAAAGACCAACTGGAAGAACTGGGCGGGTCCATCGGTCGACGCCATGGCCTCCTTTTCATCCTTTGCCAGGTCGTAGACCGCCCCCGACACCGCCCGAACCTCGGCGCCACCGTGCACCAACGTCGCGAAGGCGATGCCACCGGCCATCACGGTGGCGAGCGACTGCGTATTGAGCTTGAGGCCGTCCGCGCCCAATGACACGTCCACCCCGCTCGCGTTCCAGAACCTCGTCGCCGACGTGACGAATCGATCGTATGGCGCATTGATGAAGACCTGCAGGTCAACCTGCCGGCCGTCCTCAGCGAGCCGGTACGACGCAACCTGACCGACTTGGATCCGGCGAAAGTAGACGGGAGAACCGATGTCGATCGACCCAAGGTCCCTGGCCCGAAGAACGAAGCTGCGTCCTTGCGAGCCGTGCGTCACGGTAGGCGGCGTCTCCAGCCCGAGGAAGCGCTTACCCGAGGCATTAGCATTGCCCTTGTCCACAGCGATGTACGCCCCCGACAACAGCGTGTCGATGCCAGAGACCCCGCCGAGGCCAATGCGCGGCCGAACCACCCAGAATCGGGAATCCACCCGGTCAAGGCTAGCCGCGCTCTGATCCAATTGCACGGTCGCCACGACGCGAGAGCCATCCGGGCTCAAGTCAATAGCAGACACCATGCCCACCGTCACGTCCTTATACTTGACGGGCGTTTTTCCAGCCTCCAGGCCGGCCGCGGTCATGAAATCTATCGTGATCACCGGACCGGACGAAAGCCACGCGTGCATCAACATCGACAGGCCGATGACGGCGGCAACGGTCGGCACCAGCCAAATCAGCGACGGCCGGCGACGTCGAGTGGAAACGACAGGCGTTCCAGGCTCACTAGGAAAGGACGGGTTCATGAATCTTCCCCGCTCCAGTTGAGACGCGGGTCGAATTGCATCGCGGACAGCATCGTCAAAATCACCACAGCACCAAAGAAGAGAATCCCCACGCGAGGCTCGACATCGCCCAACGCCCGGAACTTGACCAAAGCGGCGACCACCGCCACCACGAGCACGTCGAGCATCGACCAGTAGCCAACCACTTCGACCAACCGGTACAGGACAGCGCGCTCCCGACGCTTCCACGGCGTCTTGCGTTGCGCACTGACGAGAAGCAGACCCAAGGTCACGAACTTCGTACACGGCACGACCACGCTGGCGATGAAAATGACCAAGGCAATACCGTATGAGCCGCTGCGCCAGAATTCAGCGACGCCCTGAAGGATGGTGCTTTCGCTACCGTTGCCGAGCAGTTGCGTGTACATCACCGGCATGACGTTGGCCGGTATGTAGCAGATCAGTGCGGCCAGCAGGAGCGCCCAAGAGGCTCCGATGCGGTCCGCTCGCACGCCATGCAGAGGTGCTCTGCATCTCCCACACCGTAGATCGCCGATGCCTGGGCGATCATTCACGCATGTCATGCCACAGATATGGCAACGCGTCAGCCCCATATGACTGGCTTGCGGAGGAAGCATCACGAAGGCACCGATTCTTCGCACTGCCTCGGGTCAAGCGTTTCCCACAACGCGCGCAGGTCACGCCCGGCGATGAGCGGTAGAAGCACCATTAGCCCTCCGATCGCCCACATGCCCTCGCCCGGACTCACGTGCGCCAAGCTCCAGAGCTTGATGATGGACACCAGGATACCCACGACGCAGACTTCGATCATGCTCCACGGGCGCAGCAGGGCTAGCAAACGCATGATGCCTGCGCCCGCGGGCGCAGACCTGCCTGCCGTGGCATATGCGGACATCCATGCAAGCAACGCGATCTGCAGCCCGGGCACAATGATCACGCAAAGCGCTACAGGGACCGCGATAGGAGCGGCCTCACCCGACGCCATCGCTATCACGGCCTGCCACAAAGTGGCCCCGTTGACCATGCCCTGGAGGCTGATCTCGACCAGGGGATAGACATTAGCGATCACAAAGACGATGCCGGACGCAATCGAGAGCGCCAGGATCGTTTCGGGGCGCACGCGCGAATGTCGGTAAAGCGGAGCACCGCAAAGAGCGCAACGGGCGCGTTGGCCCCAAACGAGACGCGTGCGGTGGTAGACGCTATCGCAATGCTCGCAGATCACTAACGCAGGCAGCGTTTGGGCGGTCACACCGGCGAACTCCGAAGTGACGACAGAGCGGGACTTACCCGCCCATCGTCTGGCGACGGTGCAGCCAGTGCATTGCAAACGTGCGATCGATTTCCGGCTCGCGCCATGACTCACCATCCCTCTTCTGCATTTCGATCGGCCAAAAGCCATATCGGCTAGCCTGCTGCCCCCGTAAGGGGCACCAAACTGAAAGTCATGAACTCGACTAGAGACATTTAACTAGATAGTTTGCTCTAGTTATGAATTCTAGACAAACCGAAGCCGGTCTGCAACAGTTGCGCCTTCTGCCGTCGGCATTACTGCATGCTCGAGGGCAAGCACTGAATTACGAGTGGCCAGCTTGATGACGAGAAAATTCCACGACGACCGGGTAAGCCGGGCTCCGCAGCAAGAGCGGGGACGCAAGCGACAGGAGGCGATCATCGATGCGACCGCCGCGCTGATCGCAGAGGGAGGCGTGGACAGTGTGACCATGCAAGCGGTCGCACAACGGGCCAGTTCATCAGTGGGTTCGATGTACCACTTTTTCCGGAATAGGGAGCAATTGCTCGACGAATTGGCGCAGCGTCACGCGGATGCCCTTGAAGACATATTCAAGCAGTGCGATGGCATCAGCAAAGAGCGGTGGCGATCGATGCCGGCGGAAGAAATGATCCAGGCGCTTTTCGGTCAGCCGCTTCACTACTTCGCCCGCCATCCCGACGCTCTGATCACCCTTCGGTTTCATGATCAGGAAGGGCCCGATCGATTCCAATTACTTCTCACAGACGTGATGGGAGCAAGGATCGGAAGCATGAGGGGGAAAAAGGTTGCTGAAGTCCTCTATGCACTGGCCTCAGGCACCCTTCTCTTTGCAAAGGATCGCAAGCATCTCAACGCTCAATACATCCTCAAGACGATTCCATCCGCTCTTTTGGCTTACGTTGAGAGCATCGAGACGCAGACGTCAGGTTAACGGTCCATAGGAATGCTCGCGATGGCGAACCCAGAGTGACCGGACGAAATGGCGCCGAGCAATGCTGCCGGGAGCCGCGCGATTGATCTGGCAAATCCGATGCAAAAAGCGGTTAGATGTAGCCGATGCACACACTGCTCGGTCAGTATCGAGTGCCCCCTAGGGATGACCGGCCAATAAGTCTTTGCTCAGGAATACACGCGCTGTGCCCTCAGGGTCACATGGCACCTCTCCGAAGACGGTCCAGCCATGACGCACATAAAACGCCGGCGCTTGGAAGGTGATCGTATAGAGCACAGCAGAACGACAGCCGCGTCGGCGTCCCTCCTCCTCTATCGCGTGGAGCATCTGGCTTCCGAGACCGCTTCCCCGCAACTCGTCGGGTAAAAAAAAGAGATCGATAAAGAGCATGCCAAGCGAGGTCCTCCCGATCACACCGCCTTTCACCTCGTCCGTAGCGAGATCAACGGCGAGCACTGCTACCGGTGCCCGGTCCGCGATACCCGTTGCCACCGTATTGAACTGATCCAAGGCGTCCGAGATCCTCTGAATAGCTGCGGCGCTTGGGGAATCGGTGAGGATGACGGCAACATCAGATGGCATGACTTCGTGCTCCCAGGTGGCAGTGACAATGCCGCGATTATTCTAGTCGAGAGCCCGGAAGGCCGCAGCCTATGTCATCAAGACTACTGACACCTGTGCCAGGCGAACCATCCATGACCATGCAAAGACAGCCTGCGCATGAAAAAGCCGCGTTGCGATGTTGCTCGTCGCCGATTCACCGACCACGACTTATAATGGCGCCCTCACCTCTGGAAACACTGTGATGCACAAGACCTTGCTGTTGGCGTTATTGGCGTTGTTGGCGTTTCCTGCCGCGGCGTATGCCACTTCAGACGAGGACACGGCCATGTGCCGCAACGGGGGCTTCCCTATGAGCACGGCA
This DNA window, taken from Luteibacter sp. 9135, encodes the following:
- a CDS encoding DUF4189 domain-containing protein; amino-acid sequence: MRKSLADVDSASVLIRASSLRQANSQLFANRTAFWQWPNERTLALPFRSSIALLLGLSSPLSHLELAMARIFRLAAVALMVTTAPAFATSPSKAPPSAPAEVTAAAPKGTTLLSFAASGDQPNADAVAVFETAPDKDDVRHRTLVMFGKKGDKFFPDFSSDKIIACSKCSQFHDDPFYPAHVKVSPGHVLIEQFDAGEKSSQTLLDLVRKSDGWHVASATRETFVAGEGEGRNEKLVLPPSGLAKDLDAKWSVPVFLNAILINHSKGNKFSFEHGNASTDAMWKSESGDCNPKDCTVLVQAQDGCIALVRDASSRPFGAATPDPKDEDAATAKAMSACNAAGGKACEKVRTDCSTGIR
- a CDS encoding PqiB family protein encodes the protein MNPSFPSEPGTPVVSTRRRRPSLIWLVPTVAAVIGLSMLMHAWLSSGPVITIDFMTAAGLEAGKTPVKYKDVTVGMVSAIDLSPDGSRVVATVQLDQSAASLDRVDSRFWVVRPRIGLGGVSGIDTLLSGAYIAVDKGNANASGKRFLGLETPPTVTHGSQGRSFVLRARDLGSIDIGSPVYFRRIQVGQVASYRLAEDGRQVDLQVFINAPYDRFVTSATRFWNASGVDVSLGADGLKLNTQSLATVMAGGIAFATLVHGGAEVRAVSGAVYDLAKDEKEAMASTDGPAQFFQLVFAHSLRGLVVGAPVEFFGQSIGEVASVRLDYAPGKQKFVTAVGINVYPSRLGSVLEKLPKSAGDTERRTAQFLAGMVAHGLRAQARSGNLLTGQLYISLDFLPRSPPANFDVDARPLVLPTVNGDLDQIQEQIASIVGKLDKLPLESIGQHVDASLKDLDEVLRQLHGQVLPEATQSLKQVRSALGAAQGLVDPQAPLQQNIGQTLEQVQRAARSIREFLDMLKRHPESLLRGLPKSSAPSVAAPTDDTHPSQISRTVP
- a CDS encoding PqiC family protein, producing the protein MIRIGRLTCVGALGLMLGACASAPVRYYTLLGSAPPAHSPMASNLWVNVGPVGVPSDMDQQAMVVRQSATRVDVLDSEQWASPLGEEVRSAVSAQISNRLGAPDLHGLAAADGKPGVRVSIQLRRFEAWLGSRVLLQADWALTYVRDGHSDSVMCSGQFETAATDTYPGLVHAGQQVVAQMANRIADRIADLERYGNVSAVPCNAGGRTHE
- a CDS encoding GNAT family N-acetyltransferase — encoded protein: MPSDVAVILTDSPSAAAIQRISDALDQFNTVATGIADRAPVAVLAVDLATDEVKGGVIGRTSLGMLFIDLFFLPDELRGSGLGSQMLHAIEEEGRRRGCRSAVLYTITFQAPAFYVRHGWTVFGEVPCDPEGTARVFLSKDLLAGHP
- a CDS encoding peptidoglycan-binding domain-containing protein encodes the protein MDVISDKKVNRLVVSHGATRIYELEDKTWLSAEQGTVSWRNNNPGNLKLEFAGSEENSHAHRTKDEALETAKHAYKGVVDLDQHGNVVFENYEAGRAAQMAHILKAHPGHTVEEMIRGYSTPDYSGPVHYDAQAKDIHKVAASEGQDLHGKKIKDMTEKELGALVDGISHFEGWKAGSVTPTPVMTDEQVAALKASHPSAHHESPTHAPGHAAASHALRQGGHGAAVGALQTDLAALGFNANDGSTIHPDKHFGAKTKEAVEAFQTAHHLTPDGVVGSTTMAAIAEAKAHAQAAPPVPSLLDARHPAKGMYEQAHACVAGIDESQGRAPGPHTQNFAGTLTTSALASGMQRIDHVVLSDDASRAWAVQGQLNSPFKQLAEVNVMQAIQTPLSQSSQEAAMHVQNNAQQQLQAQQQQQSQQQDQAQQAGPTMVR
- a CDS encoding LysR family transcriptional regulator — protein: MSIDARLLSGVTVLATVVEQGSFTRAAALLGLSPSGVSRAISRLETRMAVRLIARSTRALRLTAEGSRLYELAAPHLAAIEEAATAASRDAAEVAGLLRASVAVAFSRQILTAKLPEFAQRFPALELHISQHSDAGDLNADGLDVAVRFGDQPSSSMISRRLLETRVLTVASPRYLAAHGRPSHPSDLAGHNCLQFLDPQNGRPFEWEFQRAGETISVSTAGNLTLSDAGTLVGACVAGSGIAQVLALSVGDELRSGLLVDLFPDWPGETFPLYIIRPSRRFTPLKVEKFVDFCLEIAQTAQ
- a CDS encoding TetR/AcrR family transcriptional regulator; the encoded protein is MTRKFHDDRVSRAPQQERGRKRQEAIIDATAALIAEGGVDSVTMQAVAQRASSSVGSMYHFFRNREQLLDELAQRHADALEDIFKQCDGISKERWRSMPAEEMIQALFGQPLHYFARHPDALITLRFHDQEGPDRFQLLLTDVMGARIGSMRGKKVAEVLYALASGTLLFAKDRKHLNAQYILKTIPSALLAYVESIETQTSG
- a CDS encoding NmrA family NAD(P)-binding protein; its protein translation is MFAITAITGRVGGELANTLLGEGHKVRAIVRSEDRGAPWATKGCEIAVASLEDAEGLTKALTGVEGAFILFPPLYDTDLSFSALQPRIDAVRRALAQAQPRKVVVLSTIGADAEQPNLLNALGKVETALAEVALPITYLRAAWFIENAEWDVAAARDEGVLHSYLQPLDRAIPMISTADVGRTAAELLLEDWNGQRVVELEASSRVTPVQMAKALSHALGRSVTAVAVPRDQWESIFREQGMHNPLPRMQMIDGFNEGWIDFKDQGTYARKGAVSLDEAVTKLVIQKG
- a CDS encoding paraquat-inducible protein A yields the protein MRPETILALSIASGIVFVIANVYPLVEISLQGMVNGATLWQAVIAMASGEAAPIAVPVALCVIIVPGLQIALLAWMSAYATAGRSAPAGAGIMRLLALLRPWSMIEVCVVGILVSIIKLWSLAHVSPGEGMWAIGGLMVLLPLIAGRDLRALWETLDPRQCEESVPS
- a CDS encoding paraquat-inducible protein A, which encodes MLPPQASHMGLTRCHICGMTCVNDRPGIGDLRCGRCRAPLHGVRADRIGASWALLLAALICYIPANVMPVMYTQLLGNGSESTILQGVAEFWRSGSYGIALVIFIASVVVPCTKFVTLGLLLVSAQRKTPWKRRERAVLYRLVEVVGYWSMLDVLVVAVVAALVKFRALGDVEPRVGILFFGAVVILTMLSAMQFDPRLNWSGEDS